The Paracholeplasma morum genome contains a region encoding:
- the hprK gene encoding HPr(Ser) kinase/phosphatase, with product MKGIKVIQLAKDNQLTPVAGFKGLEGYVKDDMISRPGIELAGFMDFFDPLRVILIGSKENSFFQLFRKEIQEERLKEIFELKPPAVIFSVNVEVDEVYIRLGNLYNVPILKSNIRTTPLNSKLYSYLQEKLAVRKSVHGVLLDIGGLGCLIIGKSGIGKSETALELIKRGHILIADDRVDVYQKDVGILIGQAPQILERYLEIRGIGIVDVVSMFGVGAYRETKKIRLVVELEKWEEDKYYDRLGLDLETTKYFDTEIPKVTIPVLPGRNVATLVESAAMNEKLKYMGYHAAFNLTREITRSMKKNEVDDNE from the coding sequence ATGAAAGGTATCAAAGTGATTCAACTAGCAAAAGACAACCAACTGACTCCGGTGGCTGGCTTTAAGGGACTAGAAGGTTATGTTAAAGACGACATGATTTCTAGACCAGGTATTGAACTAGCAGGGTTTATGGACTTTTTTGACCCTCTAAGAGTCATTCTAATCGGATCTAAAGAAAACTCATTTTTTCAGTTATTTAGAAAAGAAATCCAAGAAGAAAGACTAAAAGAAATCTTTGAATTAAAACCCCCAGCTGTGATATTCTCCGTAAATGTTGAAGTCGATGAAGTGTATATTCGCTTGGGTAACCTTTATAATGTTCCGATTTTAAAGAGCAATATTAGAACAACCCCTTTAAACTCTAAGTTATATTCATACCTTCAAGAAAAACTAGCTGTAAGAAAGAGCGTTCATGGAGTCTTGTTAGATATAGGTGGATTAGGATGCCTAATCATTGGTAAGAGTGGGATCGGTAAAAGCGAAACTGCGCTTGAACTAATCAAACGTGGACACATCTTAATTGCCGATGACAGAGTCGATGTCTATCAAAAGGATGTTGGAATCTTAATCGGACAAGCCCCACAAATTCTTGAGCGTTACTTAGAAATTAGAGGCATTGGCATCGTCGATGTCGTTAGTATGTTTGGTGTCGGCGCCTATAGAGAAACGAAAAAGATTAGATTAGTGGTAGAACTTGAGAAATGGGAAGAAGATAAGTACTATGACAGACTAGGGTTAGACTTAGAAACCACTAAGTACTTTGATACTGAAATTCCAAAAGTTACCATTCCTGTATTACCGGGTAGAAACGTGGCTACACTCGTTGAAAGTGCAGCAATGAATGAGAAACTTAAGTACATGGGTTATCATGCAGCCTTTAACTTAACAAGAGAAATCACAAGAAGCATGAAGAAAAATGAGGTAGATGATAATGAATAA
- the lgt gene encoding prolipoprotein diacylglyceryl transferase, whose amino-acid sequence MNNIKTHILENKRKYIMAGLMVFWFLLLIVIATNKPKISHAGYKSFDSIAISIGGFSIAWYAIFILTGIIFAAIAAMEEADLLGIDRDHIYDGLLYAVPLAIIGARLYYVIFDPVGGYTSIGDIFNIRSGGLAIHGAVIVTIIFLIIFTKVKHISIFKFLDLLAPGFLIGQVIGRWGNFFNQEANGIATTRGFLRDTLKLPKFIVDNMYFYDSNVGEVSYYHPTFLYEGVWNAIGLVIMLVLRRKKGLKSGDLIGIYLIWYGLGRAMLEQFLRTDPLMLGSTDIRINVLNSLVLFVGGGIAYLVLKRIFVKDLPDYVDCLDLTLKK is encoded by the coding sequence ATGAATAACATCAAGACACACATCTTAGAAAATAAAAGAAAATACATTATGGCAGGGCTAATGGTTTTTTGGTTTCTTTTACTAATAGTGATTGCAACCAACAAGCCAAAAATCAGCCATGCAGGTTATAAATCCTTTGATAGCATTGCGATTTCAATTGGTGGGTTTAGCATCGCATGGTATGCAATATTCATACTTACAGGAATCATTTTTGCGGCAATCGCAGCAATGGAAGAAGCAGACCTATTAGGCATCGATAGAGACCACATCTATGATGGATTACTATATGCAGTACCACTTGCGATTATTGGGGCTAGATTATACTATGTAATCTTTGATCCAGTTGGAGGATACACTTCCATTGGTGATATTTTCAATATTCGTAGTGGTGGATTAGCGATTCATGGTGCTGTCATAGTCACGATTATATTTTTAATCATATTCACCAAAGTGAAACATATTTCAATCTTTAAATTTTTAGACCTGCTTGCACCAGGGTTCTTGATTGGTCAAGTTATTGGTCGATGGGGAAACTTCTTTAACCAAGAAGCCAACGGTATCGCAACTACTCGTGGATTCTTAAGAGACACCTTGAAACTTCCTAAGTTTATTGTCGATAATATGTACTTCTATGACTCCAATGTTGGTGAAGTCAGTTATTATCATCCAACGTTCTTATACGAAGGCGTTTGGAATGCAATTGGGCTTGTAATCATGTTAGTGCTTAGACGTAAAAAAGGGTTGAAGTCTGGAGACCTGATTGGGATATATTTAATTTGGTATGGACTAGGTAGAGCAATGCTTGAACAGTTCTTAAGAACAGATCCATTAATGTTAGGAAGCACAGACATCAGAATCAACGTGTTAAACTCACTTGTATTATTTGTTGGTGGTGGCATCGCATACCTTGTCTTGAAACGTATTTTCGTCAAAGACCTTCCAGATTATGTTGATTGCTTAGACCTTACTTTAAAGAAATGA
- a CDS encoding HAD-IA family hydrolase, protein MIDTVLFDFDGTVIDSNQLILDNFKSVFEVALPHVKLKEEDYLMFIGPTLKQSISKYTTSEEELNRIIDMYRKRNVELHDLYVKPYDGAKILFQRLKEKGIKIGIVSSKMHYLIKRGLAICELTEYVDYIVGSDDVENHKPHPEPILKAIEFFQTQNAIYVGDHPNDILAAKNAKIPSIGVMYSWVKDELKKSNPTYLVYSLLEIEEVISCMM, encoded by the coding sequence ATGATCGATACAGTACTATTTGATTTTGATGGAACAGTCATTGATTCCAACCAGTTAATTCTCGATAATTTTAAGTCTGTTTTTGAAGTTGCTTTACCTCATGTGAAGCTTAAAGAAGAAGACTACTTAATGTTTATCGGACCAACTTTGAAACAAAGTATTAGTAAGTATACAACCAGTGAAGAAGAACTAAATAGGATCATAGATATGTATAGAAAGAGAAATGTTGAATTACATGATTTATACGTAAAACCCTATGATGGTGCGAAAATCCTTTTTCAAAGATTGAAAGAAAAAGGGATAAAGATTGGCATTGTGTCTTCAAAGATGCACTACTTAATCAAGCGCGGATTAGCGATTTGTGAATTAACGGAATATGTTGATTATATAGTAGGTAGTGATGATGTAGAAAACCATAAACCACACCCTGAGCCAATATTAAAAGCCATTGAGTTCTTTCAAACCCAAAATGCCATTTATGTTGGGGATCATCCTAATGATATCCTAGCAGCAAAGAATGCAAAGATTCCTTCTATAGGTGTAATGTATTCTTGGGTTAAAGACGAACTTAAGAAAAGTAATCCTACATATTTGGTGTATAGTTTATTAGAAATAGAAGAGGTGATTTCATGTATGATGTAA
- a CDS encoding FAD-dependent oxidoreductase — translation MYDVIIIGAGPSGLTAAIYAARANLSALMIEKGAPGGQIVNTNEIENYTGFQKLSGSDLALKMFDHAMALGANYEYGNVMEVKKIGDFFEVITDSNTYQSKAVIVASGMLPRTLNVPNEEQLKSNGISFCAICDGPIYKGEKVVVVGGGNSAVEEATYLASLVQHLTVIQNLKELTADKKAVELLLKQKNVTVLYESLVEEFIVGDDGKLSGVIVKDANNVVKTIEARGVFEYIGWLPVTHMVKPLGVTDQWGYIIANEKMETSVPGLFASGDVRQKQIRQVVTATADGAIAVQNVLKYLESR, via the coding sequence ATGTATGATGTAATTATTATCGGTGCAGGACCTTCTGGGTTAACTGCAGCGATTTATGCAGCAAGAGCCAACCTAAGTGCATTGATGATTGAAAAAGGTGCACCTGGTGGACAAATTGTTAATACGAACGAAATTGAAAACTACACAGGTTTTCAAAAACTTTCAGGCAGTGATTTAGCTCTAAAAATGTTTGATCATGCCATGGCTCTTGGTGCAAACTATGAGTATGGTAATGTGATGGAAGTTAAAAAGATAGGCGACTTCTTTGAAGTGATTACAGACTCTAACACCTATCAATCCAAAGCCGTTATTGTGGCATCAGGAATGTTACCAAGAACCTTAAATGTTCCAAATGAAGAACAATTAAAGAGTAACGGTATTAGTTTCTGTGCAATTTGTGATGGTCCAATTTATAAAGGGGAAAAAGTGGTTGTTGTCGGTGGTGGAAACAGTGCCGTTGAAGAAGCTACTTACTTAGCCTCTTTAGTCCAACACCTCACAGTCATTCAAAACTTAAAAGAATTGACAGCAGATAAAAAAGCCGTTGAGTTACTTCTTAAACAAAAGAATGTAACCGTACTTTATGAATCATTAGTTGAGGAGTTCATCGTTGGTGATGACGGTAAACTATCTGGCGTTATTGTAAAAGATGCTAACAATGTCGTTAAAACCATTGAAGCAAGAGGTGTATTTGAATACATCGGCTGGCTACCTGTTACGCATATGGTTAAACCACTAGGTGTTACCGATCAATGGGGTTATATTATCGCCAATGAAAAGATGGAAACGAGTGTTCCAGGATTATTCGCCTCTGGGGACGTCAGACAAAAACAAATCAGACAAGTAGTTACAGCAACTGCAGATGGTGCAATAGCGGTTCAAAATGTTTTGAAATATTTAGAATCTAGGTAA
- the whiA gene encoding DNA-binding protein WhiA, with translation MSFARTVKEEVVKIQTDRQEQLAELSALLHLNTDLHITNEGMYLEFHTNNPSIARRFYVLVKNMYEAKIEIISKKEVKLKKKSGYLVLVKSHVSKIIEEHSMVDQNTLEYEFLTETDEAKRAYLRGAFLACGSVNDPIKPTYHLELFIHSKIDAVFTQRLMNHFDLNAKITARRQGLIVYLKEAEAISSFLSVIGAFESVFKFEDIRIKRDFNNSINRLINIEIANEKKTITAANEQLEDIEVIKKNKAYATLEDKLKETIRFRETYPDASLSELIKIYKTETGQNLSRSGMNHRLIKIKQLADSIREGQK, from the coding sequence ATGTCGTTTGCGAGAACTGTAAAAGAAGAAGTTGTGAAAATTCAAACCGATAGACAAGAACAACTAGCCGAACTTTCGGCTCTTTTGCATTTGAACACAGACTTACATATAACGAACGAAGGCATGTACTTGGAGTTTCATACGAATAACCCCTCAATTGCGAGAAGGTTTTATGTTTTGGTTAAAAATATGTATGAAGCGAAAATAGAGATCATTTCTAAAAAAGAAGTTAAACTTAAAAAGAAAAGCGGCTATTTGGTATTAGTTAAGTCACACGTCTCTAAAATTATTGAAGAACATTCAATGGTTGATCAAAACACATTAGAGTATGAATTCTTAACCGAAACCGATGAAGCCAAAAGAGCTTATTTAAGAGGCGCCTTTCTTGCCTGTGGATCCGTTAATGACCCAATTAAACCTACTTATCATTTGGAGTTATTCATTCATAGTAAAATAGATGCCGTATTTACACAAAGACTAATGAATCACTTTGATTTAAATGCGAAAATCACTGCTAGAAGACAAGGCCTTATCGTCTACTTAAAAGAAGCAGAGGCAATCAGTTCATTCTTAAGCGTTATTGGGGCATTTGAATCGGTCTTTAAGTTTGAAGACATCAGAATCAAGCGAGACTTTAACAACTCAATCAATCGATTAATTAACATAGAAATTGCTAATGAGAAAAAAACAATTACCGCAGCCAATGAACAACTTGAAGACATCGAAGTGATTAAGAAGAATAAAGCCTACGCAACCCTGGAAGACAAACTTAAAGAAACCATTAGGTTTAGAGAAACTTATCCAGATGCATCCTTATCTGAACTGATTAAAATCTATAAAACTGAGACTGGACAAAACTTGTCCAGATCAGGGATGAATCACCGGTTGATTAAAATAAAACAACTAGCAGATTCAATAAGAGAGGGTCAAAAATGA
- the acpS gene encoding holo-ACP synthase produces the protein MSIEVGIDLVDNKRIESLMSEKFIERILSVEERQVFERITDHVRKVTYLAGRFAAKEAVFKALKNGDKTANYTDFSILNDEFGAPYMVSSRFSIFDTVKVSISHTDDYATAIVIIEKKG, from the coding sequence ATGAGTATAGAAGTTGGGATTGATTTAGTCGATAACAAACGAATCGAATCGTTAATGAGTGAGAAGTTCATTGAAAGAATATTATCTGTTGAAGAAAGACAAGTCTTTGAACGTATTACAGATCATGTAAGAAAAGTCACTTATTTAGCAGGAAGGTTTGCTGCAAAAGAAGCGGTATTTAAAGCGCTAAAGAATGGGGATAAAACGGCAAACTATACGGACTTTAGCATTTTAAACGATGAGTTTGGTGCTCCCTATATGGTAAGTTCTAGATTTTCTATATTTGATACAGTAAAAGTCTCTATATCTCACACAGATGACTATGCCACTGCAATCGTTATTATTGAGAAAAAAGGATAA
- a CDS encoding Tex family protein, protein MDQLLVKEISNTLSVKETQVESVLKLLDEGNTIPFIARYRKEVTGGLDEEQINEIHKSWEYGVNLLKRKDDVIRLIEEKGMMTEDLRNQILSSTKLVEVEDLYRPFKEKKKTKATEAIAKGLEPLAKLILSMPSSIDIESEAKAFITEEVPTVLDALTGAKYIIAEQISDNADYRKALRVEMEVDGLIVAKAKKNAEALDEKGTYTMYYDHVEKVSKSVPHRILAMNRAEDEKIITISIDSNIEAMLKYLGSKIITNPNSPVVYLINEAIEDALKRLIYPSLEREIRSDLTSKAEDQAIEVFALNLRNLLLQRPMKDKVVLGIDPAYRTGCKLCVVNEQGTVLQKGVIYPHEKYKGEKEAIERLPLSEKIVKQFIAKHQVDIIAIGNGTASRETEAFVAELLRKNDLTTKYVIVSEAGASVYSASELAREEFPDYSVEERSAASIARRLQDPLSELVKIDPKSIGVGQYQHDVSQKKLSESLDFIVSNAVNQVGVNINTASKALLTYVSGLNKTVSENIVKYRDENGAFKNRNQIKKVPRLGDKAFEQSVGFLRIVGGNEALDMTPVHPESYEPAKKIMSMYGITSDLFGKPELKAIIDKINRNELQKTLGIDSYTLADILDAFIAPLRDPRDQFDAPVLRNDILHLEDLKPGMMLEGTVRNVVDFGAFVDCGLKEDGLVHISKLSKGFVKHPKDVVAVGDIVKVWVLSVDEKRGKVSLSMIEPR, encoded by the coding sequence ATGGATCAATTATTAGTCAAAGAAATAAGCAACACGTTAAGTGTTAAAGAAACTCAAGTAGAATCAGTATTAAAACTCTTAGATGAAGGAAACACAATCCCATTCATTGCCCGTTACCGTAAAGAAGTAACCGGTGGATTAGATGAAGAACAAATCAACGAGATTCATAAATCCTGGGAATATGGTGTTAACTTATTAAAGCGCAAAGATGATGTCATTCGTTTGATCGAAGAAAAAGGAATGATGACTGAAGACTTAAGAAACCAAATCTTAAGTTCAACTAAACTAGTTGAGGTTGAAGATTTATATAGACCATTCAAAGAAAAGAAAAAGACCAAGGCAACCGAAGCGATTGCAAAAGGCCTAGAACCTCTTGCAAAACTCATTTTAAGCATGCCTTCTAGCATTGATATCGAATCAGAAGCAAAAGCCTTTATAACCGAAGAAGTGCCTACTGTATTAGATGCCTTAACAGGGGCTAAATACATTATTGCAGAACAAATCAGCGATAATGCAGATTATCGTAAAGCTTTGCGTGTTGAAATGGAAGTAGACGGTTTAATCGTCGCCAAAGCAAAGAAGAATGCAGAAGCGTTAGACGAAAAAGGAACATACACAATGTACTATGATCATGTCGAAAAAGTTTCGAAATCGGTACCACATCGTATCCTTGCAATGAACCGCGCAGAAGACGAAAAAATTATTACGATTTCTATTGACAGTAACATAGAAGCAATGTTAAAATATCTCGGTTCTAAAATTATAACCAATCCAAACTCCCCAGTTGTCTATCTGATTAATGAAGCAATTGAGGATGCATTAAAGCGATTGATTTATCCAAGTTTAGAGCGCGAAATTAGATCAGACTTAACCAGTAAGGCAGAAGATCAAGCGATTGAAGTCTTCGCATTAAACTTAAGAAACCTCCTATTACAAAGACCTATGAAAGATAAGGTTGTACTAGGAATAGACCCAGCTTATCGTACAGGATGTAAATTATGTGTGGTAAATGAGCAAGGAACCGTTCTTCAAAAAGGCGTTATCTACCCTCACGAGAAGTATAAAGGTGAGAAAGAAGCCATTGAACGTCTCCCTCTATCTGAAAAGATTGTTAAACAGTTTATTGCAAAACACCAAGTAGACATCATTGCCATTGGTAATGGTACTGCCTCTAGAGAAACTGAAGCCTTCGTTGCTGAATTGCTTAGAAAAAATGACTTAACCACAAAGTATGTCATTGTTTCTGAAGCTGGAGCCTCTGTATACTCTGCAAGTGAACTTGCTAGAGAAGAGTTCCCAGATTATTCAGTTGAAGAAAGAAGCGCAGCCTCTATTGCAAGACGTCTTCAAGACCCATTATCAGAACTTGTTAAGATTGACCCTAAATCAATCGGTGTTGGTCAATATCAACACGATGTATCACAAAAGAAATTATCTGAATCGCTAGATTTTATTGTAAGTAATGCAGTTAACCAAGTTGGTGTTAACATTAACACTGCCTCAAAAGCACTACTAACATACGTATCTGGATTAAATAAGACGGTATCTGAAAATATCGTTAAATACCGTGATGAAAATGGTGCGTTTAAAAACCGTAACCAAATCAAAAAAGTCCCACGTTTAGGGGACAAAGCGTTTGAACAATCGGTGGGGTTCTTACGCATCGTAGGTGGAAATGAAGCACTGGATATGACACCTGTCCATCCAGAATCCTATGAACCTGCGAAAAAAATCATGTCTATGTATGGCATTACATCTGACTTATTTGGTAAACCTGAATTGAAGGCAATTATCGATAAGATCAACCGTAATGAACTTCAAAAAACACTAGGCATTGATTCATACACCTTAGCTGACATTCTCGATGCATTTATTGCCCCTCTAAGAGACCCAAGAGACCAATTTGACGCTCCAGTATTAAGAAATGATATCCTTCATTTAGAAGACTTAAAACCTGGAATGATGTTAGAAGGTACTGTAAGAAACGTAGTTGATTTCGGTGCTTTCGTAGATTGTGGTTTAAAAGAAGATGGTTTAGTCCATATTTCAAAATTATCCAAGGGCTTTGTCAAGCATCCAAAAGATGTGGTCGCCGTTGGTGATATCGTAAAAGTATGGGTATTAAGTGTAGATGAAAAACGAGGTAAAGTCTCTCTCTCTATGATCGAGCCTCGTTAA
- a CDS encoding MMPL family transporter, which produces MKKLTTLIMKYPVKTLIFTFVIMIGLIIGVTQIELKTGNDTLISDNTDIYQDNEAYQNEFGKDPIVLIFDQETLFESSSLFLMNDIQQNIENLEGIFAINSPVTIINQISISLYNQTENGLNQMSLGLNALSLQLDQLSTQMVSGNPSELPDLEALSTNLGQMITAQDQLNTGLVNMFSILDLLNLAVVDLKMDLNTLKTQIEADPTMTEELELTELTILQTETINQSISQLLLQEDMTSIPAQTSLAISQLMVTLFDLSGILNTQLESIQTLSQALHTMSVNLGNMGTNLAQIHTHFNAFEPGFPSSPETLHMMIYGESSEVKQMFSSFIVNEEQLRMVIVLNGNVTDQQIDAIYETIINRLELEGSEDKVLVSGKPILDRSIKSSMMESMQYMMISAVVIMILILLLIYKVRMRLLPIVMILFAVVATVGMMGWLSIGLTMVSMAVFPVLIGLGIDYFIQFQTRYEEERG; this is translated from the coding sequence ATGAAAAAACTAACAACACTCATCATGAAATACCCAGTAAAGACACTTATATTTACATTTGTTATAATGATTGGGTTAATTATTGGTGTGACCCAAATTGAATTAAAAACAGGAAATGATACATTAATCTCTGATAACACAGATATTTATCAAGATAATGAAGCTTATCAAAATGAATTCGGTAAAGATCCAATCGTTTTGATTTTTGATCAAGAAACACTATTTGAGTCATCATCATTATTTTTGATGAATGATATCCAACAAAATATTGAAAATCTAGAAGGCATTTTTGCTATTAACAGCCCAGTCACAATTATCAATCAAATAAGTATATCACTTTACAACCAAACTGAAAATGGACTGAATCAAATGTCTTTAGGATTAAATGCACTATCGTTACAACTTGATCAACTTTCAACTCAGATGGTATCTGGGAATCCCTCGGAATTACCTGATCTAGAAGCACTATCAACAAATTTAGGCCAAATGATTACTGCACAAGATCAACTCAACACAGGGTTGGTCAATATGTTCAGTATATTAGACTTATTAAATTTAGCAGTAGTCGACTTAAAAATGGATCTAAACACTCTAAAGACGCAGATTGAAGCAGATCCAACAATGACAGAAGAACTAGAACTTACTGAATTAACGATTTTGCAAACAGAAACCATTAACCAAAGTATTTCACAATTATTATTACAAGAAGATATGACATCAATCCCTGCACAAACCAGTCTAGCTATAAGTCAATTGATGGTTACCCTATTTGATCTATCAGGCATATTAAATACACAACTCGAATCTATCCAAACATTATCCCAAGCATTACATACAATGAGCGTCAATTTAGGAAATATGGGTACAAATTTAGCTCAAATACATACTCATTTCAATGCATTTGAACCTGGATTTCCAAGTTCTCCAGAAACGCTTCATATGATGATTTATGGTGAATCAAGTGAAGTCAAACAAATGTTTAGTAGTTTTATCGTAAATGAAGAGCAACTACGTATGGTCATTGTCTTAAATGGTAACGTCACTGACCAACAAATTGATGCTATCTATGAAACAATAATCAATCGACTAGAACTAGAGGGTAGTGAAGATAAAGTCTTAGTTTCAGGAAAGCCAATTTTAGACCGCTCAATCAAATCTTCTATGATGGAGAGCATGCAATATATGATGATATCTGCTGTAGTCATTATGATTTTGATATTACTACTGATTTATAAAGTTCGCATGAGACTTTTACCGATTGTTATGATTTTATTCGCAGTTGTTGCAACCGTTGGTATGATGGGATGGTTATCCATTGGATTAACTATGGTATCTATGGCAGTATTTCCTGTTCTCATCGGATTGGGAATAGATTATTTTATACAGTTTCAAACACGATATGAAGAGGAAAGAGGTTAA